One genomic segment of Hydra vulgaris chromosome 14, alternate assembly HydraT2T_AEP includes these proteins:
- the LOC100199331 gene encoding transcription initiation factor TFIID subunit 10 — protein MAESPLNQNIPDRKPDMNILQSKLNQQIFTTNQQQQLQLPHQKQDFMSLESPKDFENDNVYPPVSANLTEFLNQLEDYTPSIPDAVTINYMHRAGFESVDPKIVRLISLASQKFISDIAHDALQHCKMRGSGQTSRKSGKDKRYTLTMDDLAPALNEYGIHVKKPPYYS, from the coding sequence ATGGCTGAATCACCTTTGAATCAAAATATTCCTGATCGTAAGCCTGACATGAATATTCTACAATCTAAACTTAACCAACAGATATTCACGACTAATCAACAGCAACAGTTACAATTGCCCCatcaaaaacaagattttatgtCTTTGGAAAGCCCAAAAGACTTTGAAAATGACAATGTTTATCCGCCAGTAAGTGCTAATTTAACCGAGTTTCTCAACCAGTTAGAAGACTATACTCCGAGCATTCCGGACGCTGTAACTATAAACTATATGCATCGTGCTGGTTTTGAGTCAGTGGATCCAAAAATTGTTCGTCTCATATCTTTAGCTTCACAAAAGTTTATTTCAGATATTGCACACGATGCGTTGCAACATTGCAAAATGAGAGGAAGTGGTCAGACATCCAGGAAATCTGGAAAAGATAAACGTTACACTTTAACAATGGACGATTTGGCACCAGCCCTTAATGAATACGGAATCCACGTAAAGAAACCTCCATATTATTCTTGA
- the LOC105846455 gene encoding uncharacterized protein LOC105846455 isoform X3, whose translation MSLHNNTGSVTEKIKYAINITTLTPVGTRVLSTTKLVRRPKITSNLIVIIVAVTAILVFIFVTVLLVVRKRRLKRKSLVLLAQFQREASQIQLVNQGSLQSSICFVRNFDDSAYVDPSICSKNRYEKKTENDPNVSRRVSKSTNNIDPLKKNTNNPDYVEPNVHLSNESNKKKDPNYEYPLVSQLTIKKKPDNNEYESCRQVQPPNHEYVDIIGGTGEKFHYYTDPEVALQGYKKKRQSEYTKTDTKNSSNATNSGNAKLLVSEQPLSVEVNRTIESDNKIEPKSQYTSLEFGSHVVLNYNNSNAVHGNSTLYPSGYARLSLVNNKTSTDVSPNYFQLEPDAIDETTLEEVAI comes from the exons GTTTTATCAACTACTAAGTTGGTCAGAAGACCTAAAATAACTAGCAATTTGATCGTTATAATTGTAGCGGTAACAGCCATTctcgtttttatatttgtaacaGTTCTATTGGTCGTTCGTAAAAGAAGATTGAAAAG aaaaagctTGGTATTGCTTGCTCAATTTCAAAGAGAA GCTTCGCAAATTCAACTGGTTAATCAAGGTTCACTTCAATCTTCTATTTGTTTTGTCAGAAATTTCG ACGACAGCGCTTATGTTGATCCGAGCATCTGCAGTAAAAATAGATATGAAAAGAAAACTGAAAATGATCCAAATGTTTCACGAAGAGTAAGTAAAAGCACAAATAATATTGATCCACTCAAAAAGAATACGAACAATCCTGATTATGTAGAACCAAATGTTCATTTAAGCAATGAATCTAACAAAAAGAAAGATCCAAACTATGAATACCCATTAGTTAGTCAgcttacaataaaaaaaaag cCAGACAATAACGAATACGAAAGCTGTAGACAGGTTCAACCACCGAACCATGAATACGTGGACATTATAGGAGGAACAGGCGAAAAGTTTCATTATTACACCGATCCAGAAGTAGCGCTTCaaggttacaaaaaaaagagGCAATCGGagtatacaaaaacagacaCTAAAAACTCCAGCAATGCTACCAACTCCGGTAATGCAAAACTTTTAGTTAGTGAGCAGCCATTGTCTGTAGAAGTTAATAGAACAATCGAATCCGATAATAAAATTGAACCTAAGAGTCAATATACATCTTTAGAATTTGGTTCGCATGTTGTATTAAATTATAACAACTCTAATGCCGTTCATGGCAACTCAACCCTTTATCCTTCAGGCTATGCCCGCCTATCTTtagtaaacaataaaacatCTACAGATGTGTCACCGAATTATTTTCAGCTGGAACCAGACGCAATTGATGAAACCACTCTAGAAGAAGTAGctatttaa